The genomic interval GCAGATCCAGAGAGTTTTtatctgtgggggggggtcactgcagCGAGATTGGAGTGACGCAAGGAGAAGCACGACGCGTTGAGAGTGAATCCTGATCCGTTACAACTATGTGAGTTAGGCGATGATGTCATTCAGTGGCACGCACCCCGTTTTCAACCCTTGTGGGTTTGCAGGTACGACAATGAACATCAGCGTTGTTTATCTCTTCCAACGAGGACGAGTGGTGTCCTCCCCCTGAGACGTGCTTCTCCTTCAGACCCCGTTGGACCGGCTCCACCGCCGGCTCCAACGTGttggggggggcgtggcctccGGCTGCTGATCAGGGAGCGCGCTCCAGTGCTTTCACAGTCCGTTTAGCAGCCGTTTGTGTTTCCAGTGAAATGACATCGTGGTATTTGCGCgtgttttgatattttgtgCCGTTGGATTCGGTCGGTACCTTTCAGCTCCTCCACTCTGCGCCCGTCCTCCTTTCCCCTCCACTGTAAACGCACCTCATTTATTACtccttattattattgataatgCTGTAATCAGTTTTGGGTTTCCTGGGGCTGATCATGTGACCGTGTCTGCGAGGTAATGAAAGCGTCTCCTGCTGTGGGGTTGAAAGGCACCTGGGTGAATGAGGGCCGCCTGCAGGCCGGCGTCCAGTGGGAGCTCTCAGACGGCGACACGCTGACCTTCGGGGGCCAGTCCACTTCCGGGAGCCCCGAGTTCTACTTCCTCTTCCAGAAGGTCAAGGTTCGCCCGCTAGACTTCGACGCCATCACAATTCCAAAGGTaatctctcttcctttttctttggtAGCTTGcgttattttcaaaataacttCAAGTTGATGTACGCTGGGATGAGGAAGGGAGACGTGGCGGATCATGAGCTCAGCGTCTCCACTGAGACGGATTCTGGTGCTTCAGCAGCTTCACCTGGATAAGCTGCATGTCGTCGTGCATCCTGAACCTGAACATGTGAAACCGATAACAATAACCACTCATGGTTatacacaaaaaatacacaatatttaTGACTTTAGTGGAAAATGCACACGGCCCTTTCTGCTGCTGTGAAGGATGCTGTTAGCCAGTTCTCTGTGTTTTTTCATGCACTCATCACTCCACGGGCGATGGCTTAATGAAGTCGGTGCCTCttgctgtttttgtatttaatatttcagaaCTATCCAACACAATTATCCGGTTCCTAATCTCCTCGGGCAGATTCAcatgcagctgtgcaggaacAGAAGTGTGTGAAGCCCCCGGTTATTGTTTGATGGTGATTCAGAGCTTGTCCCGCCCTCACAACAGAACTGGGACATCCATGACTAGTTATCATTCAGCCCGAACAAAGGAACCAGCTGTTTGAGGACCCTAAAAAAGAAGCAGTTGAGAATGATGTACGCGGGTTCCTGGGGAGGGACGCAGCAAAGACCTGAGACCGTCTTTTAGTCTTTtgattgtgtttatttgcaATGATTAAAGCTCCTGGTGGATGTTTGTAATTCGGGTTCTTGTGCCACGTCTCCCAGGCGGGCACCTTCTCCTCCGACTTGCAGAACCGCATCAGGACCAACCTGGACCGCAAGGAGGCCGCCAACCTGGACCTGTCCAAGCTGTCCATCAACCGGGCCACCGTCATCCTCAGCTCCATCGGCAGCCTGAGTAAGATGAAGGGCAGCGCCTGGACCTTCAAGCGGGGCCTCAGCCAGGGCGGCACCGCCTCGGACcccggctgctcctcctcctcctcgccgcccctGGCCGCCGGCCTGTCCTCCCTGCTGCCGCCCTCCACGCCGCCGTCGTTCTCGCCGGCGGGTTCGGCGCCCTCTGCCAAGGTCCCGCAGCCGACCTCGAGGAACCGGAGGAAGTCGGCCCACACGGTGCTTCTGGAGGACGACAGCTCCGACGAGCCCGGCAGCCGGGGAGGCGCGGCGCCGCTCTTAGGTGAAGTAGTGAAAACCCGCAAAAACGCCAAGAGCGGCAAGAGCGCAAATGGGTAAAAAGGAGAATAACGAGTTTTGGTTCTCCTTTTTGGTGTCCAGCTCCGGCGGTCCTCGCGGAGGACGTCCCGCGCTCGAGGGGGAAGAAGCGGCGGCGCCTCTACAAGTCTGAATCGGAGAGCTTGGGCTCTCCGCCGCTCCTGCAGCCCAAGAGCCACGAGGACGTCCGGCGGCCGCTGGGGGCCAAGCCCCTCCCCGTCGGCATCAGGACCATCGGCAGCTTCCACGGCGCCATGACCAACAGCCGACTCAACCACCACTTCCAGGTGTCGCTGGGCAACGCCGCGCTGCACAAGCAGGAGGTGCAGTCGCTGCGCCGCGTCCAGACGGTGGTGCACAGCAACATCTCCGCCTTccgccagcagagggcgccgcACGGCCCCCCGGCGGCGCAGAGGGGCCGCCGGAGGGCTCACAGCTCCCCGGTGTTCTCCCCCCTGGTGGTCGGAGGGGAGAACTACAGCCTGGCCTCGCCTTCAGTGCGGATCCGCACGGACGAGCGAGGCCGCGTGCAATTCAACCGGTTTCACCTCCCCGCCAGGTGAGACGccgcgatgatgatgatgatgatgatgatgataacaaACTAAATGACTGTAATCTGAGTAAATAAACACAGAGCGACAAAAGTGTTTGAGTTGATCGATGTGATGTCATCAAATCTCCCTCTTCCCCTCGCAGTAAGCGACGAGGCCGCCCCAGAAAGCACCCGCtgcccccccggccctcccTGCCCTccccgtcgtcctcctcctcttcctccacctcctctgcctcctcctcctcctcgggctcttcttcctcgtcctcctcctcctcctcgtcggaagaggaggaggaggaggagggtggggcgGCGAGCGGGGCGGTGGAGCCGTGCGCGGCGCCGCGGTGCCGGCTGCCCCAGCAGGACACGGTGCAGTGGATCCAGTGCGACGTGTGCGACGGCTGGTACCACATAGACTGTCTGCACGTGGACCGCAAGAAGCTGCTGAGGGACCCCAACGCCGACTTCCACTGCGGCTGCCGCTGACGGGGCGCCTTGTGGCGATGGAGAGTGAGACGCTAACCGCGGCACCACCCGCCCCcaacccaccaccccccccgcaCCCACACCCCACCCACAAAAAGCAGTTCCCTTCAGTTTTTAGGCTTTAACGGTGCCGCTGCTGCGAGATGCTCCTGAGCAGCGTGGACCACTCATGCGCCATGAGTGGTCCACGCGCCACTTGCAGAGACGTTCAGGTGCGGCGACCTTCAGTGACCTTTGTTTTACGTGGCCACGAGGAAACGGACGcttgtgctctccctcctcgccgctGATgtctgcaaagacacacaagaaCTCCGGGGGCGCGTGTtggcggcgggcggcggcggcgcccggGGGCCACGGTGATAATCAAATGTTTCAAGCACTTGTAGGAAGCAGCTGCGAGATCATTTTGTTAGTTTGACGCGTGGTCCAACtagtgggggggggtcagaactTGTCGGGGGGGCCAAACAACatcctttctgtctgtctctcacacacttttTGCTGTGGTGCTCCTCAGAGGGGAGAACTCCAGGTTCTCTTGTCTTCAGCACCTTTAGCTCACCTGGTTACAAACAGCCTATCGGAGCAGTTCACCTGTCTCACCTGAATGGGGAGGAGCCAACCAGATAATAGAACATATAGTTTGTCTGTCTGGTTTTTACTTTCATCATACCACTATGCGGGTTTTTTCAGGGGGAGTTTCAAGTtggagaaaatgtacaaaaatatatatatattcttgagtaattcaaaaataaaaaaataaaatgtatttcttttaaacCGTAATGGCAGATTTAAGACCAATTATTGGCTACAGCCCAATGACACTGGCTCTTAATTATTAAGTCCAAATATCAAATCCCCATTAGCTGTTCCTTAAACTTCTTAAACAAAGATTCAACGTTCTTTGTCATCACCCATAAAAGTGTATCGTATCGTTTATTGTCTGTGGCTTTTTTAATAGTTAAGTAGGGGGATTTGTCCGCAGTCTTCATCAGCCACTGAAGAGGGACTAATGGTGGAGGATAAAAACCCAAAGCTCACTGTTGAGACCAGGCAgatgaaacacaacaaactattaATATGATCAATAATCATTTATCTGGTGAATAAATAAACTGCAGGTTGGAGCTTCTCAACCGAGAACAAGAGCTTTCTGCTTTTACTGATTCGCGTCTTGTTTGTCGATTTGTGAGTCATTTTAACGTCCCTTTTCCCCACATCTGTCTTGTTTGAGGACATTCTGTCTCATTCAAGACCAACAGCCTCCAAGTTCCACCCGGCGCGGCGCGTCCCGCCGTCACCGTGGATTCCTTTGGCTCCTCGCACTGCTTGACTTTACGGTGCAAACCCCTGTTTGGGATGGAAGCCCCCCGGAGACGCCCCCCCCGAGGACTCCACAGAACTCTCACGTTATCTCTCCCCCCcgaaacacagaaaaatgttgGTTTGGAGGATCAAAAGCAGTTTATGGGGAAGAAATAAAGAACGTACCAACGGgatctttgtctgtctgtcgtcTTCAGAGAGGCTGTGAACTAAAACGCTTTTcatctctttcactctctcccACGCTGCTCGATTGATGAAACAATATTAGAAATGTCCATTCTCTTTCTGTCCCCGGGGCCCTTTGTGTTGCCTGTAGGGAAGCCGTGTGATCCCAGACTGAGATGCTATCTCTCTGGATACTGATGTCTTTGGACGGATCACAGCAGATTTACGGTTTTATCATCTCGCGGTCAGAAGGGATTGGTCTTATCGCGGCTCTTTCCCTGCATGTGGTCACACAGAATGCTGCGTTGTCAGCGGACTGGTGACCAGTGGTGCAGTAAGGAGGACAGAGACGTACACGTTGTCCCCTTGTCCGACCCGACGCTCGGAGGCCGTTCTCCCGGAGGAAGGGGGACAGTTACCCGCAAGCTGAGACGCTTTCATTTAGGCCGGGCAAACGGCAGCGGGGGGCCCTTTTCTACGCGGAGCCCCCCGACGTCCAGCTGGACCTCCACACGTTCGACCAGCGAGGTTTTAAGCCGCTACGCAGGTCACGTTATGTATAAATGTTATAGTTCCCAAACTATGAACATACAAGCCAACTGTATCCTAAAACATGGGAAGTTATTCAAGTCAGACGACCCTGGTTACCCTTCATCCGTATTTGTCTACTTTTGAACAATTTATTTGTACATAACTACAAAGTTTATTCAGCTGTTCGTGAATTTGTTCAGTTTTAATTGCGGCCTGTTTATTCTTCAAAGTTAGGAAGTAGaccgagcaaacacacacacacacacacaggtcgaGGTCATGGAATCAGCCTGTGCTCAGGCAGCACGTTTGTTCAGTAGAGCCATTACGCTGTAATACACCTGTGGCCGAGgtaaggaggagatggagagattaCGGAGCCGCTGCGTTGACCTGCAGAAGGTGAAGGgacacaattacatttgtaCAAactgttgccatagcaacatccccccctttctctcccagtctttttataaaaaaaaaaaaagaatgggggAGTAAAAGCCAGCACCTTTCCCCTAATGATGCacggacagagagggagagggagctggTTCTGTTCATGTGAAACtgacagaatgtgtgtgtgtgtgtgtgtggtgggttgCAGATAGAGGACACACACCAGTCACACATGAGAGTGTTTCCATCTTGCCTCCCGCTGGTAAAAGGTAGAGATCACATCGAAATGAAAGCACAGGACTGCAAACTGTACCAGCCTATTCTCCTCATCCAGCCGCTCTCTGGCctgtctaacacacacacacacacgcacacacacacacggccatttCCCCTCTATCTGTCATCAGGGCTCTGCAGATGGAGGTCCTGATTCCAGGCTGCGTGCAGTGTGGCTGATCGGAGAACACGCTGCTGCAAAGAGAAAAGATTCACAGTTAGGAAACTGGTGCTCAGTTCTCCCGATGCCCATCGAGGCTAAACAGAAGTGTAATTCTtatgttttaaacaaaaacacataaatatgAGTTTTTTTGCCGAAGGACTCACAAGAGAcagcttaaaataaaaacaggattgTGGTGGCGGTCAAAATATCCTGACTTTTACAATTTGTTTGCCACAAATTGCCACAAATTTTCTGTGTAATTCAAAACTGAAAATATCCTCACATTTTGTGGTCGGCCTAAACACGCCGTCACCACAGCGCTCTCCTTTAGATTAGTTTTCAAATTTTGGTGCAACATCATTGGAGGTGAATAAATCTGTATTGGACACGCTGCGAAAATGCTGCATCCTACGTTGTAACAGCACCTCTCATCAAAGCCCCCACACCTGAGGCTGCAGCCCACCACCAGTCTGCATGTCGACCACCAGGCTGCATGTCGACCACCAGGCTGCATGTCGACCACCAGTCTGCATGTCGACCACCAGGCTGCTTGTCGACCACCAGGCTGCATGTCGACCACCAGGCTGCAGCCCACCACCAGTCTGCATGTCGACCACCAGTCTGCATGTCGACCACCAGGCTGCATGTCGACCACCAGTCTGCACGTCGACCACCAGTCTGCATGTCAACCACCAGTCTGCTTGTCGACCACCAGGCTGCATGTCGACCAGGGGATGATCGCACCAGCAGAGGCAAAAAAACCCTCTTCAAAATAAGCCCTTTTCTACGTCTGCCTGTAGTTGCTGTGTCGTGGTGAGCCAGCAGGAGGCAGTGTAGGCCTGGCACAGAGGACGGGATGGAGCAggacaaaggtgtgtgtgtgtgtgtgtgtgtgtgtgtgtgtggggtggatGGTGCTCGCTACACATCAGACCCAGAACGCAGATCATGCCTCCCCACTGTCATCCCTCTCTGGACGGCACAGAGCGCAACGGGCTGCAGGTTCCTCTGTCGCCTCTGTGGTttcacctgcgtgtgtgtgtgtgtgtgcgtgtgtgtgtgtgtgtgtgtgtgtgtgtgtgtgtgtgtgaatctgtctCCTCATCACCACGCAAAGTCAaatctctgtgtgcgtgtgtgtgtttgtatgtatgcaCATCTTTACATCTTCCTCACCTcactgagtgtgtgagtgtgtttgcacacCGCCCCAGAGCAGTGaggtatgtttgtgtgtgtgtgtgtgtgcgctgaggGTGAACAGTGTGCACACCCCCGCGGTGggagatgtgtgcgtgtgtgtgtgtgtgtgttatcgcTGCGCTGGCTGAGTCCTaacaggagcagaggagcagctgtcCATCCTACATTTAGCTGTCCTCTGCTCCCTTCCCGTCTCCTGTCGTCGTCTCTCCTTAAGTCGTCTCCTCTCGCCTCGTCTCCTCGCTCACCCTGGCTTCCCTCCTCACGCCGTTCGCCATTTGCTTTCCTTCTGTCTTCTCAAAGATCACGTTTGAGAAGAGATGAAGGAGTGAAAGTAATCTGTGGGTtgatctctcctctccctccctctgtgttttctcttttgtctctttcagcCTCCTTTATCAGTTCAGTTCAATGCTGCATACAAAAAATCATATCAACAAAACAATAATGAGAAcaaacctcctccctcctccttcctcttttcatCTATTCATTTGTTCTTGTCATCTCCTTCtcatctccttgtctcctctcttcctcttcccttcttcccccatcctcaCTGCTCAtcactttgtttcctctctcctcccttcttgGCTATTCTTATTTCCTTGTTTCCGTTCCCTGTGTGTCTCCTCatgagatcccccccccctcccctcctttcacCTTCCTTACTTTCACCATTCCTTTCACTCCATTGAGACATTATTTATCCTACACTGGGCCTTTTTGTTCACCGATTCTTTTCTCCTTCACCTTCCTCGCTCCCAAATTGTATCAATgacattctttttttcactcttaacccccccacccgcacctcctgcttcctcccctctttttccatccatccttcaCTCTTTTTCCCCTCCAGTTCACAGGAAATGAGATTCTGGCTTATTGGCTTACTTCCACCTGTCCCCAGTTTGACCCttgcatgtctctctctcacacacgcacacacacacacacacacacacacacacacacacacacacacacacacacacacacacacacacacatacctggcCACCCACATGCGCTCACGATCcctccccccgacacacacacagggcacatTCGACAAAGAGcagcaaccacacacacacacacacacacgcacacacacacacacacgcacatacaatcAAAGTGGAACACGCTCCACTTCATTCCTTCATTCTTTCACCTCACAAATCACTCTAAATTGGCCTCGGCTGGAAGAACACACAACCTCTCGAAATTGTTTAATAACGTCATTAATCATTGGGCTCTGACTTGGCGCTGGCACCGCCAGCTCCATGCGTGGCCAGGAAGTGGGTTACCGCTTTAAAGGGACCCAAAGCTGTGACAGGGGCCCACACAAACAGCATTTTGTGCTACGTGGTCTTATCACTGACTCCGAGAGGAGCGAGCGCCTCATTCCACGTATTCCACATGTTATAAATGACTTCCACAGGCATGAGAAGTCGTGTGGGGAGAAAGGAAAAGGTAACAGCAAGTTAAAGTGGGTCACATATCCCATTTGGTAATTATAGCAAAACTTCCAGCAGTAATTTGAATCCACAGCAAATTCACAGAATACATCTGCTGGTTGTttgggtagtgtgtgtgtgtgtgtgtgtgtgtgtgtgtgggtgtgtgtgtgtgcgtgtgtgtgtgtgtgtgtgtgtgggtgtgtgtgtgtgggtgtgttccTGAGAAGACTCTGGCTTTCTGAGGGACAGGAAAAACATTGAGCTGCATGACTTGTGGCCCCAGCGTGCAGGACGTTTTCTCTCATGTGCCGCAGTCACGCGTTTCATCTGCAGTAAAGTGGCATGAATTTCTATTGAGCCGCTCACTTCCTGATTAGCTCCACCGGCCCCTCGTTAGCCCTGCAGTCACATGACCTTCTGCTCACCTTTCCCCACCTCTCCGACCAGCCCTTCACCGCTCAGCAGCAGTCCTCCGTCAGGGGAGGGTGACCTGAGGTATTGGTGCCACCATTGgtaatttaaaaacacaaatagtaaTAAGTGTGAAAGACAAATTGGGAAATGTTAAAGAGCCTTCTCACCTCTTACTGCTATTTGCATTTGCAAGGTGTgatttttacagtgtgattaaGTTCGTATGGTCTCTGTACtcgcatgcccccccccccccccctcccaacggGAGTGTGTTTCAAACAGTGAGGTTTTCAGTAAAGACGGATGTTTCTTAGGAAGTAGTGACGGCGCGTGACCGGATAAATGAGAGCGCCTGTACACTGCGTGAGTTGTGAGAGATTTGGATGTACTTTTGCTCattgaaacatatttttgaaattgttttatttcacacgTGAGAAGAAACAAGTTCTTGGTTCAAATTTACTAGTCTTCAAAAAATGAGACATGACAAGTTTGACCATTTAACCAACCTCACAATCTGCACTAACCTCCACGTTAAGTGCTTTAATTATTACATATTATTGACAGAAGTTAAAAACCAGTATGACTCAAGCTGCTGTGCATCTCCTTCACCTCACCGGTGTGCAGAGGAGAGAAGCTCCTAGCAGTCAAGAAATAGTCCCTGTTTGCTTTCAGAATTTATGGCTTTAATAGCTATAATTTAGCTTTTCTTAATGTGTGTCTGGCGGTGATTCTTAACAATGATAGCTCCATTAAGAAGATATTATAATTGAATCTAAAATGTTTGAGCACTCCGTCCCCCACCGCCTGGATCCTCATTTTCAGACCATATAAACCAGGGACAGCGAGAGGCGAAGCCAGAAGCAGGCTGACGGGACGCGCCTTCAGAGACCCGCATGAGACCTCGCACAATATcgcagagacacacggagaGACAGCGCTGGGGAAAACCCGCCGTTACATATGAAATAATTAGCCTTACATCACTGACAGCACTAACCACAGTTGGTTTCCAGTCAGCACAGCAGGGCTGGTTGTGAGCGTGATGAATCGGGTGCATCACGAAGGAAGAAGGACTGGAGACAACGCGCGGCGCATTCCTCTGTTTCTTACCATAAATACCAAGATCCTTATCAATTTGGAAAACtggacaaaagaaaacagcatgATGAAAAGCACAACCGTGACACCTCAGATCGTCATACTTGTCTTTTTTAATAGTCAACCTATAGATGGTCGACCTCGCAATGCTCACGTTGTGTTTACTGAGGacactagctagctagctagctaacataaAGCAATGCATTCCAATCAATGGAGGACTAAACCACGTATGTCCACAGTGGTGTGGTGGGGGGACGCAGCTGGGGGCCGAGTGGATCAGGCAGCAGTGCCGGCAAGAGGCCTCGGCTGTGGACAAGTTCTGTGTCTCTTTCCACATATAAACGCtgaagacgagagagagagaggcagcctGAATGTACTGCGACCACATGAATAAATACCTGTATACATCCATAACGAGTCACTACGGGTTATTACGGGCAACCGTGATTTGTCACAATTACCTTTTCAAATGACTAGTAGGCCTACTGATACGTGACAGGCGTCTGAGCAGCTGTCCGTCAACCGTCCATCATCCATTATCTTAGAAAcctggaaaacacaaaacactgatTTTGGGCAAAGCGTTTTTGGGCCCGACAACGCCATGGTGGAGCGAGGCCTAATTGCCAACTTTCTCACAAGAGTGCTGCTTGTTACTATTATTGTAAAAGGGAGGCCAAGACTTTTCAGTTGAATTATTCAGATCCAGCGCGTCTGGCCGGTGACCTTCGGTACTGGTCCTTCCTGCAGGTCATTACCGTCACTATCAGAGAAGTTCAAAAAGGCCCTAAAGGAGAATATCTGGCAATCTTGCCTCGATGGACAACACTGCAGCGCCTCTATATGAACAAGACGTACTTAGTGGTCACTTTAATCTGCAGCAGTGTGCGGATCCAACAGGAAGCCCCACCAGGAAGCAGATCCTCAGGAGGGTTTAACATCTCTGCTCAGCTCATCCCACGAGTGCCTCACTGCAGGCTCTGCTTCCCTGTGAGGCACAAGCATGGCtgtcctctttgtgtgtgtctgtgtggcaaCACAAATTAGCAAGGCAAATAAACTCCAGGCTAAACATATTAcactaaaaacaattaataataaaGGGAAAAGCCTCCCTGGTGAAGTtctttttttggcctctgctccgtAAACGACATACGCATGATGAAAAGTTTAATTGCTCTGGAAATATCTGGACAACGGCATCTTGCTTTTTGTAACCAACTCTAAAACGGCTTCTTGATTCAACAGGACGTGCATGGACACTAATACAGTAGATATTATGATCCTTTTCTTCGTTCTTGTTAATACAGCATTaagtgctgcagcattctgaatcagctggaaaGAGACTTACGAGAGCCGCCTGAAGACAAAGAATTGCACTAAtctagtctagaagtaacaaacacTGAACTCATTTTGTGCCTGATTTCCGATATGTtgcgtagatgaaaaaaggcagtcatTGAAGTCTGCTTTATCTGCTTTATCTGTTATTTATCTGTTGGTTGAAGAGATTCTTTACGGTGCAACTGGATACCAGAGAAACgatatgtttttcatttcatcccTCCCAACTTCAATTTTAGAGAAGTCTAGAGTTCTCTTAATAGaaaaatttcatttttaatattccccaaatccCCCAAATCTACGATTCATACCTTCATTTAAATTTAAGCAaaaactgacattttaaaaaccttGTTGAAACAAATCTCTTGATATTTTTCACCAAACTAGACGGATGGATGACCTTGGAGATGgacaaacagagggagagatgaaATAGAATAAGGAAGTAAAAGCAGTGGACATAATGGGACAGTCCTGGTTGTCCTGTAAGCCTGCTCTGCTTGGTTAGCGCTGTCTGTTTCTGGCCTGTTGACTTGCAGCCTGATAGCTGCGGGGACACGCCAGTCTCCGTGGCAATTATCCCTCCGTCTCCTGCAGGATGAGCCGCTCCGACTCTGCTGCGAGACTTTTTACGGCGAAGCGGATTGGAGCTGCAAACCACTCGACTCTCGGCTGCTCGGAGGGAAGAGATTTACTATTTAGTATGCAGAGCGCCAGCGACCATTCATCTCCGAAATGTCTTCTTTGGGAGGATTTAGACAAACTTGTTTG from Gasterosteus aculeatus chromosome 10, fGasAcu3.hap1.1, whole genome shotgun sequence carries:
- the tcf19l gene encoding transcription factor 19, with protein sequence MAASCKSGPGKERWPQGAGRRALCGGKQPNDPVMASGAQPCFQLLRIGSSAGDSARDLYTFRPALSHSVFRLGRAAELCDVTLDSTSVSRIHAELHVEREAGEGAAAAAQPEEGWKVHVKDRSSHGTWVNEGRLQAGVQWELSDGDTLTFGGQSTSGSPEFYFLFQKVKVRPLDFDAITIPKAGTFSSDLQNRIRTNLDRKEAANLDLSKLSINRATVILSSIGSLSKMKGSAWTFKRGLSQGGTASDPGCSSSSSPPLAAGLSSLLPPSTPPSFSPAGSAPSAKVPQPTSRNRRKSAHTVLLEDDSSDEPGSRGGAAPLLAPAVLAEDVPRSRGKKRRRLYKSESESLGSPPLLQPKSHEDVRRPLGAKPLPVGIRTIGSFHGAMTNSRLNHHFQVSLGNAALHKQEVQSLRRVQTVVHSNISAFRQQRAPHGPPAAQRGRRRAHSSPVFSPLVVGGENYSLASPSVRIRTDERGRVQFNRFHLPASKRRGRPRKHPLPPRPSLPSPSSSSSSSTSSASSSSSGSSSSSSSSSSSEEEEEEEGGAASGAVEPCAAPRCRLPQQDTVQWIQCDVCDGWYHIDCLHVDRKKLLRDPNADFHCGCR